From the genome of Denticeps clupeoides chromosome 4, fDenClu1.1, whole genome shotgun sequence, one region includes:
- the frmpd1a gene encoding FERM and PDZ domain-containing protein 1 isoform X2, whose protein sequence is MEERDRSRSPSRRTSRVEQVVGRWLRRSRDSTSRERVLEEGRVVDSGASDQRSFPIRVTVQLLRDPTLQSHGFTVTTQSPLLVHDVTPGGPADGRLVPGDQPLKINSVAVDDLSAEQAADIIRECQDTLTITVLRNTVGPKSSFITPEKRAKLKSNPVKVRFAEEVLVNGHTQGNSLLFLPNVLKVYLENGQTKAFKFDSKTTVKDIVMTLKEKLSIARIEHFTLVLEQQYSSNKLLMLHEEELIQQVVGKKETHDYRCLFRICFVPRNHQDMLEDDPVAFEYLYLQCVSDVLQERFAVEMKCNTALRLAALHIQERLASSGQSPKTPLKTVTKEWGIESFVSTTLLRNMREKDLRKAISYHMKRTINLEPKQKLISVNQARLNYLNDMGELKSYGGRSFSATLMLQDRESMVSLLVGAQYGVSQVINHKLSIMTTLTEFTSITRVELIPESERVSLVKIYLQDIKPITLLLESAAAKELSCLVAGYCKLMVNPNVCVFPWTSSRKSPRISAEEGYVSRCGSDSEDSDTDVDALLAHVASAAHDSHQRAKEPLAKEAERTDKEQGGEEKTEQDNKDTTDNSAENGRETETQKREEKEHDEEIRNMQREGGATVENEESSEQGQTGLLEEPASEASDSCRTDSHVLCSVSSDSMDALEEDDLLTFFSATRPCHLSVRDAYRLHESLSPVPRHESPSIDGCHRSLSHSDGDSDPFQCLAALSSMAASLPSPPEASEEEEDGGEEETGSDVCVFTFKQSDARHFYNICSSVTPDSARSLPRIPSQGEGEEEEREMASVPLLRPPPGFGDSSSDDEFFDAQERLVSPEQPSSASMTRENSTESSGIKRTLSLSDIGLKVTEGSNERRGEAWQTEDRDRTFSLSERRSRKRRSFLETDFTSLVSFPGQNQRWRQQDGGPIHSAEGFQGIGHNPCPTVMSFTCTESEPYQLESKPITVSRRRAASSALREHGNHRRRHLTEMEVEPDAMETKAVTELLPTAISAVRSCAEPDQSRNADREGEPVGGLFESLFASHLFFRQPDGKIQNHDSANDEDGQINRPSCPDQEEPPATLHQYSIPIILCTSNSDAEGSEELEMEPFVSSTNRSNGVESGQRVLSQAEEEEEDTDSTGETSYQEPPKSLEPQTSFLMSPCSTGIMGRLSASTLRGKIQSLPLYLSRSQEMNSEDFVESNPTFRRRFSETERGRRHHGNEHVHEEKQEAVTSDVTEVKVVTIVSEEVTEVIEEVLEVGQRSPASRTEANAPHSPRPQKDVPFKHDPTNNNSPPMVVVTTQSLNGPWGISCPHAGDQTHMHFLPSGCGMFTNFDSRPTLSQPQSLPNASPQGKPDLGCNSMLAQGCEVLLEGVQTPMEVCGCQSVYTNCFSGVLDKDSFDDELTVYEFSCRTQGNITGGLPFVAIPPPPSSSPFSPTSSSSSSSPLPSFPCVVLPPSNELSPLLSPLERVHCFLSEREDGTIAALLTRKYSSAPAGFSALQKDVETLLSLLGSALSTRGGIHEALEHHRDSCAAHFSENKRCLHAEARGLLAGCQQVVRTGQSPEETLQALVQSFRALVQLASICLYFTSCARCQERHAQALAGLADVTRTYREFARAAEHVGSTATGKPSSCHDLSIKLLARQCTALTTSVFCLTQLFRTLTAL, encoded by the exons ATGGAGGAGCGGGACAGAAGCCGGTCTCCGTCCCGCCGGACTAGCCGAGTGGAGCAGGTTGTTGGGCGTTGGTTACGCCGCTCAAGAGACTCCACCAGCAG AGAGCGTGTTCTTGAAGAAGGCCGGGTGGTTGATAGTGGAGCCTCAGACCAGAGAAGCTTTCCTATTAGGGTGACGGTTCAGCTGCTACGAGACCCGACCCTTCAATCTCATGGCTTCACTGTGACCACACAGTCCCCTTTACTCGTGCATGATGTGACCCCAG GTGGCCCAGCAGATGGTAGACTTGTGCCTGGCGATCAGCCCCTGAAAATCAACAGTGTCGCTGTTGATGACCTCTCTGCAGAGCAGGCCGCTGACATCATCAG GGAATGTCAAGACACACTAACAATAACAGTCCTCAGGAATACCGTG GGCCCCAAGTCATCGTTTATAACCCCAGAGAAGAGAGCAAAGCTGAAGTCTAACCCGGTCAAGGTGCGATTTGCAGAGGAGGTGCTAGTCAATGGTCACACTCAG GGCAACTCTCTGCTATTTCTTCCAAATGTGTTAAAGGTGTACCTGGAAAATGGTCAGACAAAGGCCTTCAAATTTGACAGCAAGACCACCGTTAAG GACATTGTGATGACCCTGAAGGAGAAGCTCTCCATCGCTCGCATCGAGCACTTCACTCTGGTGCTGGAGCAGCAGTACAGCAGCAATAAACTCCTCATGTTGCACGAGGAGGAGCTAATACAGCAG GTGGTGGGGAAGAAGGAGACCCATGACTACAGGTGTCTGTTTAGGATCTGCTTTGTGCCGAGAAACCATCAAGACATGCTGGAGGACGACCCGGTGGCCTTTGAGTACCTGTatcttcag tgtgtgagtgatgtGTTGCAGGAGAGGTTTGCAGTGGAGATGAAGTGTAATACTGCTCTAAGACTGGCAGCACTACACATTCAGGAGCGACTGGCCAGTTCTGGACAGTCCCCTAAAACCCCACTGAAAACTGTCAC GAAGGAGTGGGGAATTGAGAGCTTCGTCTCCACAACCCTGCTGAGGAACATGAGAGAGAAGGACCTGAGGAAAGCCATCAGCTACCATATGAAAAGAACCATAAACCTGGAGCCTAAACAGAAG CTAATTTCTGTGAACCAGGCGAGGCTGAACTACCTGAATGATATGGGGGAGCTCAAGTCGTATGGGGGGAGATCGTTCAGTGCCACTCTAATG CTTCAAGACAGAGAATCCATGGTGAGTTTACTCGTTGGTGCTCAGTATGGCGTGAGCCAAGTGATCAACCACAAACTGAGCATCATGACCACGCTGACAGAGTTCACCAGCATCACCAGAGTGGAGCTCATTCCGGAGTCTGAGCGCGTCAGCCTGGTCAAAATCTACCTCCAGGACATCAAG CCAATCACTCTGCTGCTGGAGTCGGCGGCAGCCAAAGAGCTGTCCTGTCTGGTGGCTGGTTACTGCAAGCTGATGGTGAACCCGAACGTCTGCGTGTTCCCGTGGACAAGTAGCCGCAAGAGCCCTCGGATATCAGCAGAGGAGG GATATGTGTCTCGCTGTGGCAGCGACTCCGAAGACTCCGACACCGACGTGGACGCTCTGCTGGCTCACGTGGCCAGTGCTGCACATGACAGCCACCAGAGGGCCAAAGAGCCACTGGCGAAAGAGGCGGAAAGGACAGATAAAGAACAGGGTGGAGAGGAGAAGACGGAGCAGGACAACAAAGACACAACAGACAATTCAGCAGAGAATGGAAGAGAAACCGAGACACAGAAAAGGGAAGAAAAGGAGCATGACGAAGAGATCAGAAATATGCAGCGGGAAGGTGGAGCGACTGTGGAGAATGAGGAAAGTTCTGAACAGGGACAGACAGGACTGTTGGAGGAGCCAGCATCAGAGGCGTCTGATTCGTGCCGAACAGACTCCCATGTCCTCTGTAGTGTCTCCAGCGATTCCATGGATGCCCTGGAGGAAGATGACCTGCTAACGTTCTTCTCTGCTACCCGGCCCTGCCATCTGAGCGTGAGAGACGCATACCGTCTGCACGAAAGCCTGTCCCCAGTGCCACGCCACGAGTCTCCGTCAATCGATGGTTGCCACCGAAGCCTGTCCCATAGCGATGGGGACAGTGACCCTTTCCAGTGTTTGGCAGCGCTCTCGAGCATGGCAGCAAGTCTGCCAAGTCCGCCGGAGGccagcgaggaagaggaggacggtGGCGAGGAGGAGACGGGCAGTGATGTCTGCGTGTTCACCTTCAAACAGAGCGACGCTCGCCACTTCTACAACATATGCTCCAGTGTCACACCCGACAGCGCCCGCAGTTTACCCAGGATTCCCTCGcagggggagggagaggaagaagagCGAGAGATGGCCTCCGTACCCCTCCTTCGGCCCCCGCCTGGCTTTGGGGACAGCAGCTCAGATGACGAGTTTTTCGATGCTCAGGAGAGACTGGTGTCCCCAGAACAGCCATCATCTGCCAGTATGACCCGAG AAAATTCAACTGAATCCAGTGGCATAAAACGAACTCTCAGTCTGAGTGACATTGGCCTTAAAGTGACTGAAGGAAGCAacgagagaagaggagaggcgtggcaaaCAGAGGACAGAGACAGGACATTTTCGCTGTCGGAGAGAAGATCGCGAAAACGCCGGTCCTTCTTGGAGACGGATTTCACTTCCCTCGTGTCATTTCCAGGCCAGAACCAAAGATGGCGGCAACAGGACGGGGGACCCATTCACAGCGCTGAGGGGTTTCAGGGCATCGGCCACAATCCATGCCCTACAGTGATGTCTTTTACCTGTACTGAGTCCGAACCGTACCAACTCGAATCCAAACCAATCACCGTGTCCCGCCGCAGGGCGGCCAGCAGTGCTCTCCGCGAGCACGGTAACCACAGGAGGCGGCACTTAACAGAGATGGAGGTAGAACCTGATGCCATGGAAACCAAAGCGGTAACTGAGCTTCTGCCCACTGCTATATCGGCCGTGCGCTCGTGTGCAGAGCCCGACCAGAGTAGAAATGCTGACCGGGAAGGGGAACCGGTAGGTGGCTTGTTCGAAAGTCTCTTTGCTAGCCACTTATTTTTCAGGCAGCCAGACGGGAAGATACAAAACCACGACTCAGCGAACGATGAGGATGGACAGATAAATAGGCCTTCTTGCCCTGACCAGGAGGAGCCTCCTGCCACTCTGCACCAGTACTCCATCCCAATCATACTCTGCACATCGAACTCTGATGCAGAGGGATCAGAAGAACTGGAAATGGAACCGTTCGTGTCTTCCACTAACAGGTCGAATGGGGTGGAATCAGGCCAGAGGGTTCTGTCCCAggctgaggaagaagaggaagatacAGATAGCACTGGGGAGACTTCCTATCAGGAGCCCCCAAAATCCTTGGAGCCCCAGACTAGCTTTTTAATGTCTCCATGTTCCACAGGGATCATGGGTCGTCTATCAGCCTCTACACTGAGGGGGAAGATCCAGAGTCTTCCGCTTTACCTGTCTCGTTCCCAAGAAATGAATAGTGAGGACTTTGTTGAATCTAACCCTACGTTCAGAAGAAGGTtctcagagacagagagagggagaagacatCATGGAAATGAGCATGTGCATGAGGAAAAGCAGGAAGCTGTCACCTCTGATGTCACTGAGGTGAAGGTGGTGACAATTGTGTCTGAAGAGGTTACAGAGGTGATCGAGGAGGTGTTGGAGGTTGGTCAGCGAAGCCCAGCCTCCCGGACCGAGGCGAACGCCCCTCACAGCCCTCGGCCACAGAAAGACGTCCCGTTCAAACATGACCCCACCAATAACAACAGCCCACCAATGGTGGTAGTGAccacacagagtctgaatggacCTTGGGGGATAAGCTGCCCCCATGCTGGTGACCAAACCCACATGCACTTTCTCCCGTCGGGGTGTGGCATGTTCACAAACTTTGATTCTCGGCCTACCCTGTCCCAGCCACAGTCTTTGCCCAACGCAAGCCCGCAGGGAAAGCCGGATTTAGGCTGTAACTCCATGCTTGCCCAGGGCTGTGAGGTGCTTCTGGAAGGAGTCCAGACCCCGATGGAAGTGTGTGGCTGCCAGTCTGTCTACACCAACTGCTTCAGTGGCGTCCTGGACAAGGACAGCTTCGATGACGAGCTGACGGTTTATGAGTTCTCCTGCCGCACACAAGGAAACATCACTGGGGGTCTTCCTTTTGTGGCcatcccccctcctccctcttctTCCCCGTTctcccccacctcctcctcctcttcttcctcacccCTTCCATCGTTCCCCTGTGTGGTCCTACCCCCCTCCAACGAGCTCAGCCCCCTGCTCTCCCCACTCGAGCGTGTCCACTGTTTCCTGTCTGAGCGCGAAGACGGGACCATTGCTGCTTTACTGACCCGCAAATACTCCTCAGCCCCTGCTGGCTTCTCAGCACTCCAAAAGGACGTAGAGACGCTCCTGTCCCTCTTGGGGAGTGCTCTGTCCACGCGTGGCGGTATCCATGAGGCACTGGAGCATCACAGGGACTCGTGTGCCGCACACTTCTCGGAAAACAAGAGGTGCCTGCACGCGGAGGCCCGCGGGCTGTTAGCGGGGTGCCAGCAGGTGGTGCGGACTGGACAGAGCCCCGAGGAGACCCTGCAGGCGCTGGTGCAGAGCTTCCGTGCCCTGGTGCAGCTGGCGTCCATCTGCCTGTACTTCACCAGCTGCGCGCGGTGCCAGGAGCGCCACGCGCAGGCACTGGCCGGCCTGGCGGACGTGACGCGGACGTACCGGGAGTTCGCCCGCGCGGCCGAGCACGTCGGCAGCACCGCCACCGGCAAGCCGAGCAGCTGCCACGACCTCAGCATCAAGTTGCTGGCACGCCAGTGCACAGCCCTCACCACCTCGGTGTTCTGCCTCACACAACTCTTCCGCACCCTCACTGCACTCTGA
- the frmpd1a gene encoding FERM and PDZ domain-containing protein 1 isoform X3, translating to MEERDRSRSPSRRTSRVEQVVGRWLRRSRDSTSRERVLEEGRVVDSGASDQRSFPIRVTVQLLRDPTLQSHGFTVTTQSPLLVHDVTPGGPADGRLVPGDQPLKINSVAVDDLSAEQAADIIRECQDTLTITVLRNTVGNSLLFLPNVLKVYLENGQTKAFKFDSKTTVKDIVMTLKEKLSIARIEHFTLVLEQQYSSNKLLMLHEEELIQQVVGKKETHDYRCLFRICFVPRNHQDMLEDDPVAFEYLYLQCVSDVLQERFAVEMKCNTALRLAALHIQERLASSGQSPKTPLKTVTKEWGIESFVSTTLLRNMREKDLRKAISYHMKRTINLEPKQKLISVNQARLNYLNDMGELKSYGGRSFSATLMLQDRESMVSLLVGAQYGVSQVINHKLSIMTTLTEFTSITRVELIPESERVSLVKIYLQDIKVEEPITLLLESAAAKELSCLVAGYCKLMVNPNVCVFPWTSSRKSPRISAEEGYVSRCGSDSEDSDTDVDALLAHVASAAHDSHQRAKEPLAKEAERTDKEQGGEEKTEQDNKDTTDNSAENGRETETQKREEKEHDEEIRNMQREGGATVENEESSEQGQTGLLEEPASEASDSCRTDSHVLCSVSSDSMDALEEDDLLTFFSATRPCHLSVRDAYRLHESLSPVPRHESPSIDGCHRSLSHSDGDSDPFQCLAALSSMAASLPSPPEASEEEEDGGEEETGSDVCVFTFKQSDARHFYNICSSVTPDSARSLPRIPSQGEGEEEEREMASVPLLRPPPGFGDSSSDDEFFDAQERLVSPEQPSSASMTRENSTESSGIKRTLSLSDIGLKVTEGSNERRGEAWQTEDRDRTFSLSERRSRKRRSFLETDFTSLVSFPGQNQRWRQQDGGPIHSAEGFQGIGHNPCPTVMSFTCTESEPYQLESKPITVSRRRAASSALREHGNHRRRHLTEMEVEPDAMETKAVTELLPTAISAVRSCAEPDQSRNADREGEPVGGLFESLFASHLFFRQPDGKIQNHDSANDEDGQINRPSCPDQEEPPATLHQYSIPIILCTSNSDAEGSEELEMEPFVSSTNRSNGVESGQRVLSQAEEEEEDTDSTGETSYQEPPKSLEPQTSFLMSPCSTGIMGRLSASTLRGKIQSLPLYLSRSQEMNSEDFVESNPTFRRRFSETERGRRHHGNEHVHEEKQEAVTSDVTEVKVVTIVSEEVTEVIEEVLEVGQRSPASRTEANAPHSPRPQKDVPFKHDPTNNNSPPMVVVTTQSLNGPWGISCPHAGDQTHMHFLPSGCGMFTNFDSRPTLSQPQSLPNASPQGKPDLGCNSMLAQGCEVLLEGVQTPMEVCGCQSVYTNCFSGVLDKDSFDDELTVYEFSCRTQGNITGGLPFVAIPPPPSSSPFSPTSSSSSSSPLPSFPCVVLPPSNELSPLLSPLERVHCFLSEREDGTIAALLTRKYSSAPAGFSALQKDVETLLSLLGSALSTRGGIHEALEHHRDSCAAHFSENKRCLHAEARGLLAGCQQVVRTGQSPEETLQALVQSFRALVQLASICLYFTSCARCQERHAQALAGLADVTRTYREFARAAEHVGSTATGKPSSCHDLSIKLLARQCTALTTSVFCLTQLFRTLTAL from the exons ATGGAGGAGCGGGACAGAAGCCGGTCTCCGTCCCGCCGGACTAGCCGAGTGGAGCAGGTTGTTGGGCGTTGGTTACGCCGCTCAAGAGACTCCACCAGCAG AGAGCGTGTTCTTGAAGAAGGCCGGGTGGTTGATAGTGGAGCCTCAGACCAGAGAAGCTTTCCTATTAGGGTGACGGTTCAGCTGCTACGAGACCCGACCCTTCAATCTCATGGCTTCACTGTGACCACACAGTCCCCTTTACTCGTGCATGATGTGACCCCAG GTGGCCCAGCAGATGGTAGACTTGTGCCTGGCGATCAGCCCCTGAAAATCAACAGTGTCGCTGTTGATGACCTCTCTGCAGAGCAGGCCGCTGACATCATCAG GGAATGTCAAGACACACTAACAATAACAGTCCTCAGGAATACCGTG GGCAACTCTCTGCTATTTCTTCCAAATGTGTTAAAGGTGTACCTGGAAAATGGTCAGACAAAGGCCTTCAAATTTGACAGCAAGACCACCGTTAAG GACATTGTGATGACCCTGAAGGAGAAGCTCTCCATCGCTCGCATCGAGCACTTCACTCTGGTGCTGGAGCAGCAGTACAGCAGCAATAAACTCCTCATGTTGCACGAGGAGGAGCTAATACAGCAG GTGGTGGGGAAGAAGGAGACCCATGACTACAGGTGTCTGTTTAGGATCTGCTTTGTGCCGAGAAACCATCAAGACATGCTGGAGGACGACCCGGTGGCCTTTGAGTACCTGTatcttcag tgtgtgagtgatgtGTTGCAGGAGAGGTTTGCAGTGGAGATGAAGTGTAATACTGCTCTAAGACTGGCAGCACTACACATTCAGGAGCGACTGGCCAGTTCTGGACAGTCCCCTAAAACCCCACTGAAAACTGTCAC GAAGGAGTGGGGAATTGAGAGCTTCGTCTCCACAACCCTGCTGAGGAACATGAGAGAGAAGGACCTGAGGAAAGCCATCAGCTACCATATGAAAAGAACCATAAACCTGGAGCCTAAACAGAAG CTAATTTCTGTGAACCAGGCGAGGCTGAACTACCTGAATGATATGGGGGAGCTCAAGTCGTATGGGGGGAGATCGTTCAGTGCCACTCTAATG CTTCAAGACAGAGAATCCATGGTGAGTTTACTCGTTGGTGCTCAGTATGGCGTGAGCCAAGTGATCAACCACAAACTGAGCATCATGACCACGCTGACAGAGTTCACCAGCATCACCAGAGTGGAGCTCATTCCGGAGTCTGAGCGCGTCAGCCTGGTCAAAATCTACCTCCAGGACATCAAGGTAGAAGAA CCAATCACTCTGCTGCTGGAGTCGGCGGCAGCCAAAGAGCTGTCCTGTCTGGTGGCTGGTTACTGCAAGCTGATGGTGAACCCGAACGTCTGCGTGTTCCCGTGGACAAGTAGCCGCAAGAGCCCTCGGATATCAGCAGAGGAGG GATATGTGTCTCGCTGTGGCAGCGACTCCGAAGACTCCGACACCGACGTGGACGCTCTGCTGGCTCACGTGGCCAGTGCTGCACATGACAGCCACCAGAGGGCCAAAGAGCCACTGGCGAAAGAGGCGGAAAGGACAGATAAAGAACAGGGTGGAGAGGAGAAGACGGAGCAGGACAACAAAGACACAACAGACAATTCAGCAGAGAATGGAAGAGAAACCGAGACACAGAAAAGGGAAGAAAAGGAGCATGACGAAGAGATCAGAAATATGCAGCGGGAAGGTGGAGCGACTGTGGAGAATGAGGAAAGTTCTGAACAGGGACAGACAGGACTGTTGGAGGAGCCAGCATCAGAGGCGTCTGATTCGTGCCGAACAGACTCCCATGTCCTCTGTAGTGTCTCCAGCGATTCCATGGATGCCCTGGAGGAAGATGACCTGCTAACGTTCTTCTCTGCTACCCGGCCCTGCCATCTGAGCGTGAGAGACGCATACCGTCTGCACGAAAGCCTGTCCCCAGTGCCACGCCACGAGTCTCCGTCAATCGATGGTTGCCACCGAAGCCTGTCCCATAGCGATGGGGACAGTGACCCTTTCCAGTGTTTGGCAGCGCTCTCGAGCATGGCAGCAAGTCTGCCAAGTCCGCCGGAGGccagcgaggaagaggaggacggtGGCGAGGAGGAGACGGGCAGTGATGTCTGCGTGTTCACCTTCAAACAGAGCGACGCTCGCCACTTCTACAACATATGCTCCAGTGTCACACCCGACAGCGCCCGCAGTTTACCCAGGATTCCCTCGcagggggagggagaggaagaagagCGAGAGATGGCCTCCGTACCCCTCCTTCGGCCCCCGCCTGGCTTTGGGGACAGCAGCTCAGATGACGAGTTTTTCGATGCTCAGGAGAGACTGGTGTCCCCAGAACAGCCATCATCTGCCAGTATGACCCGAG AAAATTCAACTGAATCCAGTGGCATAAAACGAACTCTCAGTCTGAGTGACATTGGCCTTAAAGTGACTGAAGGAAGCAacgagagaagaggagaggcgtggcaaaCAGAGGACAGAGACAGGACATTTTCGCTGTCGGAGAGAAGATCGCGAAAACGCCGGTCCTTCTTGGAGACGGATTTCACTTCCCTCGTGTCATTTCCAGGCCAGAACCAAAGATGGCGGCAACAGGACGGGGGACCCATTCACAGCGCTGAGGGGTTTCAGGGCATCGGCCACAATCCATGCCCTACAGTGATGTCTTTTACCTGTACTGAGTCCGAACCGTACCAACTCGAATCCAAACCAATCACCGTGTCCCGCCGCAGGGCGGCCAGCAGTGCTCTCCGCGAGCACGGTAACCACAGGAGGCGGCACTTAACAGAGATGGAGGTAGAACCTGATGCCATGGAAACCAAAGCGGTAACTGAGCTTCTGCCCACTGCTATATCGGCCGTGCGCTCGTGTGCAGAGCCCGACCAGAGTAGAAATGCTGACCGGGAAGGGGAACCGGTAGGTGGCTTGTTCGAAAGTCTCTTTGCTAGCCACTTATTTTTCAGGCAGCCAGACGGGAAGATACAAAACCACGACTCAGCGAACGATGAGGATGGACAGATAAATAGGCCTTCTTGCCCTGACCAGGAGGAGCCTCCTGCCACTCTGCACCAGTACTCCATCCCAATCATACTCTGCACATCGAACTCTGATGCAGAGGGATCAGAAGAACTGGAAATGGAACCGTTCGTGTCTTCCACTAACAGGTCGAATGGGGTGGAATCAGGCCAGAGGGTTCTGTCCCAggctgaggaagaagaggaagatacAGATAGCACTGGGGAGACTTCCTATCAGGAGCCCCCAAAATCCTTGGAGCCCCAGACTAGCTTTTTAATGTCTCCATGTTCCACAGGGATCATGGGTCGTCTATCAGCCTCTACACTGAGGGGGAAGATCCAGAGTCTTCCGCTTTACCTGTCTCGTTCCCAAGAAATGAATAGTGAGGACTTTGTTGAATCTAACCCTACGTTCAGAAGAAGGTtctcagagacagagagagggagaagacatCATGGAAATGAGCATGTGCATGAGGAAAAGCAGGAAGCTGTCACCTCTGATGTCACTGAGGTGAAGGTGGTGACAATTGTGTCTGAAGAGGTTACAGAGGTGATCGAGGAGGTGTTGGAGGTTGGTCAGCGAAGCCCAGCCTCCCGGACCGAGGCGAACGCCCCTCACAGCCCTCGGCCACAGAAAGACGTCCCGTTCAAACATGACCCCACCAATAACAACAGCCCACCAATGGTGGTAGTGAccacacagagtctgaatggacCTTGGGGGATAAGCTGCCCCCATGCTGGTGACCAAACCCACATGCACTTTCTCCCGTCGGGGTGTGGCATGTTCACAAACTTTGATTCTCGGCCTACCCTGTCCCAGCCACAGTCTTTGCCCAACGCAAGCCCGCAGGGAAAGCCGGATTTAGGCTGTAACTCCATGCTTGCCCAGGGCTGTGAGGTGCTTCTGGAAGGAGTCCAGACCCCGATGGAAGTGTGTGGCTGCCAGTCTGTCTACACCAACTGCTTCAGTGGCGTCCTGGACAAGGACAGCTTCGATGACGAGCTGACGGTTTATGAGTTCTCCTGCCGCACACAAGGAAACATCACTGGGGGTCTTCCTTTTGTGGCcatcccccctcctccctcttctTCCCCGTTctcccccacctcctcctcctcttcttcctcacccCTTCCATCGTTCCCCTGTGTGGTCCTACCCCCCTCCAACGAGCTCAGCCCCCTGCTCTCCCCACTCGAGCGTGTCCACTGTTTCCTGTCTGAGCGCGAAGACGGGACCATTGCTGCTTTACTGACCCGCAAATACTCCTCAGCCCCTGCTGGCTTCTCAGCACTCCAAAAGGACGTAGAGACGCTCCTGTCCCTCTTGGGGAGTGCTCTGTCCACGCGTGGCGGTATCCATGAGGCACTGGAGCATCACAGGGACTCGTGTGCCGCACACTTCTCGGAAAACAAGAGGTGCCTGCACGCGGAGGCCCGCGGGCTGTTAGCGGGGTGCCAGCAGGTGGTGCGGACTGGACAGAGCCCCGAGGAGACCCTGCAGGCGCTGGTGCAGAGCTTCCGTGCCCTGGTGCAGCTGGCGTCCATCTGCCTGTACTTCACCAGCTGCGCGCGGTGCCAGGAGCGCCACGCGCAGGCACTGGCCGGCCTGGCGGACGTGACGCGGACGTACCGGGAGTTCGCCCGCGCGGCCGAGCACGTCGGCAGCACCGCCACCGGCAAGCCGAGCAGCTGCCACGACCTCAGCATCAAGTTGCTGGCACGCCAGTGCACAGCCCTCACCACCTCGGTGTTCTGCCTCACACAACTCTTCCGCACCCTCACTGCACTCTGA